Proteins encoded within one genomic window of Oryza glaberrima chromosome 12, OglaRS2, whole genome shotgun sequence:
- the LOC127756739 gene encoding ubiquitin-like-conjugating enzyme ATG10 produces MGGSSIGEGTLSLGDFVASAKALIEKWKVIDVEDSLPDWQWKPCGKTGVPSEEEGYLALEGVYRNPGGRHEQIGDSSNFDDADIVSDDAWAQSSSESVHIYDYHVVYSFSYKVPVLYFQGHQAGGQLLTLDEIKEDLPSHSLKLLGESKWTFITREEHPHFSRPWFTLHPCGTSDCMKLLLEGVENKDQHVQYLPAWLSVVGQAVGLKIPLELYASGLKTQE; encoded by the exons ATGGGAGGCTCCTCAATTGGGGAGGGAACTCTGTCCCTCGGTGACTTCGTTGCGTCTGCAAAGGCCCTGATTGAGAAGTGGAAGGTGATTGATGTAGAAGATTCTCTTCCTGATTGGCAATGGAAACCGTGTGGCAAGACGGGGGTTCCATCTGAG GAAGAGGGCTACCTAGCTCTCGAAGGAGTATACCGCAATCCTGGAGGAAGGCAT GAACAAATTGGGGATAGCAGTAATTtcgatgatgcggacattgtcAGCGATGATGCTTGG GCCCAGAGCTCTAGTGAGAGTGTTCATATTTATGATTACCATGTTGTCTATAGTTTTTCTTACAAGGTTCCAGTGCTATACTTTCAGGGTCATCAGGCTG GTGGCCAGCTGCTAACTCTAGATGAGATAAAAGAGGACCTTCCTTCTCACTCACTTAAATTATTAGGTGAATCGAAGTGGacatttattactcgggag GAGCATCCCCATTTTAGTAGGCCATGGTTCACTTTGCATCCCTGTGGAACCAGTGACTGTATGAAGTTACTTCTTGAAGGAGTGGAAAACAAGGATCAACATGTGCAATACTTACCGGCATGGCTATCTGTGGTTGGCCAGGCAGTAGGACTGAAAATCCCACTTGAGCTTTATG CTTCTGGACTGAAAACACAGGAGTAG